GACCGACCTCGGGCAGGCGCTGGTCGGCACCGGCTTCGGCTACGACGCCGGCCGCCGGGCGCACCAGGCCCGGGTGGTGGCTGGGCTGATCGCCCACGTGCGGGACATCCGCCGGCTCGGTGCCGCAGCGCTGGACCTCTGCCTGGTCGCGGAGGGGCGGTTGGACGCGTACTTCGAGAAGGGCCTCGCCGCCTGGGACCTGGCGGCCGGCGGCCTGGTGGCCGCCGAGGCGGGCGTGCGGGTCAGCGGCCTGGACGGTCGCCCGCCCGGCCCGGACCTGGTGGTCGCGGCCCCGGCGGCGCTCTTCGCGCCGCTGCACGACCGGCTGGCCGCCCTGGACGCCGCCGGCGGCCCCTGACCGGGTACCCGGACGCACGGCGCGCCAGGGCCCCGGTGCCGGCCGTCGGGCCGGCGGGGACGCCGGGCGCGCGGTGATGGACGGGCGCGTGGCGGTGGACGGGTCAGCGCCCGCCGACGTACGCGATCACTTCTTCTTGACTGGGGCGGGGCAGGAGCCCTTGGGCGCCACCGGGGCGCCCAGGTCACCGAGGGACTGGTTCACCTCGGTGGTCGTGGCGAGCTGCTGGAAGCGGTTGCCCAGCACCACGTCGACCGTGTCGCCCTTGCGCTTCTCGTCATAGGCTGGTTCGGCGTTGTTGAGGAAGTACGCCTGCAGCAGGTGGGCGGAGCCGACGCCCTCGGGGCCGTACCGCAGCACGGCCACCTCGTCGATCCCCTTGGGCGCGTTGCCGACCTTCTGGACCTGGAACTTGCGGTTGCGGAAGTCGTCCGCGACGCTGCCGGCCCGGCCGGCCTCGTCAGTCGCGTTCAACACGTTGATCTTGACGTCCTTGGTTTCGCGCAGGGTGACGTCGGCCAGTGGCCAGCCATCCGGGCAACCCTTGGCCGTGCCCGCCGTGCCCTGCGTGTCGCGGATCAGGGCAGTGACTACGAAAGCCAGGGCCAGCACCCCGAGCAGGCCGACGACGACGAGTGCTCGCACTCGCGCAAAACTCATCTGGGCGCTCCCGGGACCTCAGGTGGGTGGCGGCGGCCGCCAACGATCGCAGTGACCCGCCGGCCGTCGAATACGCCGCTGAGGTTAACGGTTGTCCGGCCGTCGCGTGGAAACAGTCCGACATGCCGGCGCGCCGACCGCGAACCGGGTACTACTACCCCTATCTTCGTGTCGCCTGAATCACATTGGGAACAACTTCGCGTGCAGGGGCGTACATCTCAGCCACGAGGGCGGTATACATGCCTCGCCCAAAGGGGGGGTAAGGTTCCGCGCTCGCAGGGGA
The nucleotide sequence above comes from Micromonospora sp. NBC_00389. Encoded proteins:
- a CDS encoding LytR C-terminal domain-containing protein, with product MRALVVVGLLGVLALAFVVTALIRDTQGTAGTAKGCPDGWPLADVTLRETKDVKINVLNATDEAGRAGSVADDFRNRKFQVQKVGNAPKGIDEVAVLRYGPEGVGSAHLLQAYFLNNAEPAYDEKRKGDTVDVVLGNRFQQLATTTEVNQSLGDLGAPVAPKGSCPAPVKKK